In a single window of the Solea senegalensis isolate Sse05_10M linkage group LG1, IFAPA_SoseM_1, whole genome shotgun sequence genome:
- the LOC122771079 gene encoding WD repeat-containing protein 37 isoform X2 — protein MPAESGSSGGTARQVKQKRKSHSLSIRRTNSTEQERSNLQRDMLEGQDSKLPLPLRNNLLDLFTQIEREFENLYIENLELRREIETLNDRLTGEGQTVDGADLAKGALKTKASHSTSQLSQKLKTTYKASTSKPRSNSCHARVTGSRNFSVTGWELWGGDSWIVSSFKATTSRAVCQLVREYVGHRDGIWDLGITRTQPVVLGTASADHTAMLWSIETGKCLLKYLGHQGSVNSIKFHPTEQMALTASGDQTAHIWRYMVQLPTPQPVAEQQTPCEDDVDFSDKDEADGEVEGPNDCPSVRLATTTLRSHQGVVIAADWLVGGKQVVTASWDRAANLYDVETSELVHSLTGHDQELTHCCTHPTQRLVVTSSRDTTFRLWDFRDPSIHSVNVFQGHTETVTSAVFTLGDNVVSGSDDRTVKVWDLKNMRSPIATIRTDSAVNRISVSANQKIIALPHDNRQVRLFDMSGVRLARLPLSNRQGHRRMVCCSVWCEDNVSCNLFTCGFDRQAIGWNINVPALLQEK, from the exons atgcCGGCGGAGAGCGGTAGCAGCGGCGGCACCGCCCGTCAGGTCAAGCAGAAGAGGAAGTCTCACAGCTTGTCCATCCGCAGGACCAACAGCACCGAGCAGGAGCGGTCCAACCTGCAAAGAGACATGCTGGAGGGACAG gatTCCAAACTGCCTCTGCCTCTGAGGAACAATCTGCTTGACCTGTTCACGCAGATCGAGAGGGAGTTTGAAAACCTCTACATTGAAAACCTGGAGT TACGCAGAGAAATCGAAACGTTGAACGACCGTTTGACCGGTGAGGGACAGACTGTGGACGGAGCGGATTTAGCCAAAGGAGCGCTGAAGACAAAAG cgaGTCACAGCACAAGTCAGCTGTCACAGAAACTGAAGACGACGTACAAAGCATCAACAAGCAAG CCGCGTTCAAACTCTTGCCACGCCAGAGTCACTGGATCCCGCAACTTCAGTGTAACCGGTTGGGAGTTGTGGGGCGGAGACTCATGG ATTGTGTCCAGCTTCAAAGCTACCACGTCCAGAGCAGTGTGTCAGCTGGTCAGAGAGTATGTTGGCCACAGAGATGGCATCTGGGACCTCGGCATCACCAGGACACAACCAGTGGTGCTGGGCACAGCGTCTGCAG ACCACACTGCGATGCTGTGGAGCATTGAGACGGGGAAGTGTCTCCTCAAGTATCTGGGACATCAAGGTTCAG TCAACTCCATAAAGTTCCACCCCACAGAACAGATGGCTCTGACAG CCTCTGGAGACCAGACGGCTCACATCTGGAGGTACATGGTGCAGCTGCCGACTCCTCAACCTGTAGCTGAG cagcagacgccCTGCGAAGACGACGTGGATTTCTCAGACAAAGACGAAGCGGACGGCGAAGTCGAGGGTCCGAACGACTGTCCCTCCGTTCGCCTGGCAACCACGACTCTGCGCAGCCACCAGGGTGTCGTGATCGCTGCCGACTGGCTGGTGGGAGGCAAACAGGTGGTGACGGCGTCCTGGGACCGAGCTGCCAACCTTTATGACGTGGAGACGTCGGAGCTtgtccactcactcactg GCCATGACCAGGAGCTGACCCACTGCTGCACACACCCGACCCAGCGTCTGGTGGTCACCTCGTCCAGGGACACCACCTTCAGACTGTGGGACTTCAGAGACCCGTCCATCCACTCTGTCAACGTGTTCCAGggacacacaga GACAGTGACGTCGGCGGTGTTCACATTGGGAGACAACGTGGTGTCCGGGAGCGATGATCGCACCGTTAAAGTGTGGGACCTGAAGAACATGAGGTCGCCCATTGCAACCATCCGCACCGACTCTGCCGTCAACAG GATCAGTGTGTCGGCAAACCAGAAAATCATCGCTCTTCCTCACGACAATCGGCAGGTCCGGCTGTTTGACATGTCCGGTGTGCGACTCGCTCGACTCCCGCTCAGCAACAGacaa ggtcACAGGAGGATggtctgctgctctgtctggTGTGAAGACAACGTCTCCTGTAACCTTTTCACCTGCGGCTTCGACCGACAGGCCATCGGCTGGAACATCAACgttcctgctctgctgcaggagaaatga
- the LOC122771079 gene encoding WD repeat-containing protein 37 isoform X5 gives MPAESGSSGGTARQVKQKRKSHSLSIRRTNSTEQERSNLQRDMLEGQDSKLPLPLRNNLLDLFTQIEREFENLYIENLELRREIETLNDRLTGEGQTVDGADLAKGALKTKASHSTSQLSQKLKTTYKASTSKIVSSFKATTSRAVCQLVREYVGHRDGIWDLGITRTQPVVLGTASADHTAMLWSIETGKCLLKYLGHQGSVNSIKFHPTEQMALTASGDQTAHIWRYMVQLPTPQPVAEQQQTPCEDDVDFSDKDEADGEVEGPNDCPSVRLATTTLRSHQGVVIAADWLVGGKQVVTASWDRAANLYDVETSELVHSLTGHDQELTHCCTHPTQRLVVTSSRDTTFRLWDFRDPSIHSVNVFQGHTETVTSAVFTLGDNVVSGSDDRTVKVWDLKNMRSPIATIRTDSAVNRISVSANQKIIALPHDNRQVRLFDMSGVRLARLPLSNRQGHRRMVCCSVWCEDNVSCNLFTCGFDRQAIGWNINVPALLQEK, from the exons atgcCGGCGGAGAGCGGTAGCAGCGGCGGCACCGCCCGTCAGGTCAAGCAGAAGAGGAAGTCTCACAGCTTGTCCATCCGCAGGACCAACAGCACCGAGCAGGAGCGGTCCAACCTGCAAAGAGACATGCTGGAGGGACAG gatTCCAAACTGCCTCTGCCTCTGAGGAACAATCTGCTTGACCTGTTCACGCAGATCGAGAGGGAGTTTGAAAACCTCTACATTGAAAACCTGGAGT TACGCAGAGAAATCGAAACGTTGAACGACCGTTTGACCGGTGAGGGACAGACTGTGGACGGAGCGGATTTAGCCAAAGGAGCGCTGAAGACAAAAG cgaGTCACAGCACAAGTCAGCTGTCACAGAAACTGAAGACGACGTACAAAGCATCAACAAGCAAG ATTGTGTCCAGCTTCAAAGCTACCACGTCCAGAGCAGTGTGTCAGCTGGTCAGAGAGTATGTTGGCCACAGAGATGGCATCTGGGACCTCGGCATCACCAGGACACAACCAGTGGTGCTGGGCACAGCGTCTGCAG ACCACACTGCGATGCTGTGGAGCATTGAGACGGGGAAGTGTCTCCTCAAGTATCTGGGACATCAAGGTTCAG TCAACTCCATAAAGTTCCACCCCACAGAACAGATGGCTCTGACAG CCTCTGGAGACCAGACGGCTCACATCTGGAGGTACATGGTGCAGCTGCCGACTCCTCAACCTGTAGCTGAG cagcagcagacgccCTGCGAAGACGACGTGGATTTCTCAGACAAAGACGAAGCGGACGGCGAAGTCGAGGGTCCGAACGACTGTCCCTCCGTTCGCCTGGCAACCACGACTCTGCGCAGCCACCAGGGTGTCGTGATCGCTGCCGACTGGCTGGTGGGAGGCAAACAGGTGGTGACGGCGTCCTGGGACCGAGCTGCCAACCTTTATGACGTGGAGACGTCGGAGCTtgtccactcactcactg GCCATGACCAGGAGCTGACCCACTGCTGCACACACCCGACCCAGCGTCTGGTGGTCACCTCGTCCAGGGACACCACCTTCAGACTGTGGGACTTCAGAGACCCGTCCATCCACTCTGTCAACGTGTTCCAGggacacacaga GACAGTGACGTCGGCGGTGTTCACATTGGGAGACAACGTGGTGTCCGGGAGCGATGATCGCACCGTTAAAGTGTGGGACCTGAAGAACATGAGGTCGCCCATTGCAACCATCCGCACCGACTCTGCCGTCAACAG GATCAGTGTGTCGGCAAACCAGAAAATCATCGCTCTTCCTCACGACAATCGGCAGGTCCGGCTGTTTGACATGTCCGGTGTGCGACTCGCTCGACTCCCGCTCAGCAACAGacaa ggtcACAGGAGGATggtctgctgctctgtctggTGTGAAGACAACGTCTCCTGTAACCTTTTCACCTGCGGCTTCGACCGACAGGCCATCGGCTGGAACATCAACgttcctgctctgctgcaggagaaatga
- the LOC122771079 gene encoding WD repeat-containing protein 37 isoform X1, producing the protein MPAESGSSGGTARQVKQKRKSHSLSIRRTNSTEQERSNLQRDMLEGQDSKLPLPLRNNLLDLFTQIEREFENLYIENLELRREIETLNDRLTGEGQTVDGADLAKGALKTKASHSTSQLSQKLKTTYKASTSKPRSNSCHARVTGSRNFSVTGWELWGGDSWIVSSFKATTSRAVCQLVREYVGHRDGIWDLGITRTQPVVLGTASADHTAMLWSIETGKCLLKYLGHQGSVNSIKFHPTEQMALTASGDQTAHIWRYMVQLPTPQPVAEQQQTPCEDDVDFSDKDEADGEVEGPNDCPSVRLATTTLRSHQGVVIAADWLVGGKQVVTASWDRAANLYDVETSELVHSLTGHDQELTHCCTHPTQRLVVTSSRDTTFRLWDFRDPSIHSVNVFQGHTETVTSAVFTLGDNVVSGSDDRTVKVWDLKNMRSPIATIRTDSAVNRISVSANQKIIALPHDNRQVRLFDMSGVRLARLPLSNRQGHRRMVCCSVWCEDNVSCNLFTCGFDRQAIGWNINVPALLQEK; encoded by the exons atgcCGGCGGAGAGCGGTAGCAGCGGCGGCACCGCCCGTCAGGTCAAGCAGAAGAGGAAGTCTCACAGCTTGTCCATCCGCAGGACCAACAGCACCGAGCAGGAGCGGTCCAACCTGCAAAGAGACATGCTGGAGGGACAG gatTCCAAACTGCCTCTGCCTCTGAGGAACAATCTGCTTGACCTGTTCACGCAGATCGAGAGGGAGTTTGAAAACCTCTACATTGAAAACCTGGAGT TACGCAGAGAAATCGAAACGTTGAACGACCGTTTGACCGGTGAGGGACAGACTGTGGACGGAGCGGATTTAGCCAAAGGAGCGCTGAAGACAAAAG cgaGTCACAGCACAAGTCAGCTGTCACAGAAACTGAAGACGACGTACAAAGCATCAACAAGCAAG CCGCGTTCAAACTCTTGCCACGCCAGAGTCACTGGATCCCGCAACTTCAGTGTAACCGGTTGGGAGTTGTGGGGCGGAGACTCATGG ATTGTGTCCAGCTTCAAAGCTACCACGTCCAGAGCAGTGTGTCAGCTGGTCAGAGAGTATGTTGGCCACAGAGATGGCATCTGGGACCTCGGCATCACCAGGACACAACCAGTGGTGCTGGGCACAGCGTCTGCAG ACCACACTGCGATGCTGTGGAGCATTGAGACGGGGAAGTGTCTCCTCAAGTATCTGGGACATCAAGGTTCAG TCAACTCCATAAAGTTCCACCCCACAGAACAGATGGCTCTGACAG CCTCTGGAGACCAGACGGCTCACATCTGGAGGTACATGGTGCAGCTGCCGACTCCTCAACCTGTAGCTGAG cagcagcagacgccCTGCGAAGACGACGTGGATTTCTCAGACAAAGACGAAGCGGACGGCGAAGTCGAGGGTCCGAACGACTGTCCCTCCGTTCGCCTGGCAACCACGACTCTGCGCAGCCACCAGGGTGTCGTGATCGCTGCCGACTGGCTGGTGGGAGGCAAACAGGTGGTGACGGCGTCCTGGGACCGAGCTGCCAACCTTTATGACGTGGAGACGTCGGAGCTtgtccactcactcactg GCCATGACCAGGAGCTGACCCACTGCTGCACACACCCGACCCAGCGTCTGGTGGTCACCTCGTCCAGGGACACCACCTTCAGACTGTGGGACTTCAGAGACCCGTCCATCCACTCTGTCAACGTGTTCCAGggacacacaga GACAGTGACGTCGGCGGTGTTCACATTGGGAGACAACGTGGTGTCCGGGAGCGATGATCGCACCGTTAAAGTGTGGGACCTGAAGAACATGAGGTCGCCCATTGCAACCATCCGCACCGACTCTGCCGTCAACAG GATCAGTGTGTCGGCAAACCAGAAAATCATCGCTCTTCCTCACGACAATCGGCAGGTCCGGCTGTTTGACATGTCCGGTGTGCGACTCGCTCGACTCCCGCTCAGCAACAGacaa ggtcACAGGAGGATggtctgctgctctgtctggTGTGAAGACAACGTCTCCTGTAACCTTTTCACCTGCGGCTTCGACCGACAGGCCATCGGCTGGAACATCAACgttcctgctctgctgcaggagaaatga
- the LOC122771079 gene encoding WD repeat-containing protein 37 isoform X3 yields the protein MPAESGSSGGTARQVKQKRKSHSLSIRRTNSTEQERSNLQRDMLEGQDSKLPLPLRNNLLDLFTQIEREFENLYIENLELRREIETLNDRLTGEGQTVDGADLAKGALKTKASHSTSQLSQKLKTTYKASTSKPRSNSCHARVTGSRNFSVTGWELWGGDSWIVSSFKATTSRAVCQLVREYVGHRDGIWDLGITRTQPVVLGTASADHTAMLWSIETGKCLLKYLGHQGSVNSIKFHPTEQMALTASGDQTAHIWRYMVQLPTPQPVAEQTPCEDDVDFSDKDEADGEVEGPNDCPSVRLATTTLRSHQGVVIAADWLVGGKQVVTASWDRAANLYDVETSELVHSLTGHDQELTHCCTHPTQRLVVTSSRDTTFRLWDFRDPSIHSVNVFQGHTETVTSAVFTLGDNVVSGSDDRTVKVWDLKNMRSPIATIRTDSAVNRISVSANQKIIALPHDNRQVRLFDMSGVRLARLPLSNRQGHRRMVCCSVWCEDNVSCNLFTCGFDRQAIGWNINVPALLQEK from the exons atgcCGGCGGAGAGCGGTAGCAGCGGCGGCACCGCCCGTCAGGTCAAGCAGAAGAGGAAGTCTCACAGCTTGTCCATCCGCAGGACCAACAGCACCGAGCAGGAGCGGTCCAACCTGCAAAGAGACATGCTGGAGGGACAG gatTCCAAACTGCCTCTGCCTCTGAGGAACAATCTGCTTGACCTGTTCACGCAGATCGAGAGGGAGTTTGAAAACCTCTACATTGAAAACCTGGAGT TACGCAGAGAAATCGAAACGTTGAACGACCGTTTGACCGGTGAGGGACAGACTGTGGACGGAGCGGATTTAGCCAAAGGAGCGCTGAAGACAAAAG cgaGTCACAGCACAAGTCAGCTGTCACAGAAACTGAAGACGACGTACAAAGCATCAACAAGCAAG CCGCGTTCAAACTCTTGCCACGCCAGAGTCACTGGATCCCGCAACTTCAGTGTAACCGGTTGGGAGTTGTGGGGCGGAGACTCATGG ATTGTGTCCAGCTTCAAAGCTACCACGTCCAGAGCAGTGTGTCAGCTGGTCAGAGAGTATGTTGGCCACAGAGATGGCATCTGGGACCTCGGCATCACCAGGACACAACCAGTGGTGCTGGGCACAGCGTCTGCAG ACCACACTGCGATGCTGTGGAGCATTGAGACGGGGAAGTGTCTCCTCAAGTATCTGGGACATCAAGGTTCAG TCAACTCCATAAAGTTCCACCCCACAGAACAGATGGCTCTGACAG CCTCTGGAGACCAGACGGCTCACATCTGGAGGTACATGGTGCAGCTGCCGACTCCTCAACCTGTAGCTGAG cagacgccCTGCGAAGACGACGTGGATTTCTCAGACAAAGACGAAGCGGACGGCGAAGTCGAGGGTCCGAACGACTGTCCCTCCGTTCGCCTGGCAACCACGACTCTGCGCAGCCACCAGGGTGTCGTGATCGCTGCCGACTGGCTGGTGGGAGGCAAACAGGTGGTGACGGCGTCCTGGGACCGAGCTGCCAACCTTTATGACGTGGAGACGTCGGAGCTtgtccactcactcactg GCCATGACCAGGAGCTGACCCACTGCTGCACACACCCGACCCAGCGTCTGGTGGTCACCTCGTCCAGGGACACCACCTTCAGACTGTGGGACTTCAGAGACCCGTCCATCCACTCTGTCAACGTGTTCCAGggacacacaga GACAGTGACGTCGGCGGTGTTCACATTGGGAGACAACGTGGTGTCCGGGAGCGATGATCGCACCGTTAAAGTGTGGGACCTGAAGAACATGAGGTCGCCCATTGCAACCATCCGCACCGACTCTGCCGTCAACAG GATCAGTGTGTCGGCAAACCAGAAAATCATCGCTCTTCCTCACGACAATCGGCAGGTCCGGCTGTTTGACATGTCCGGTGTGCGACTCGCTCGACTCCCGCTCAGCAACAGacaa ggtcACAGGAGGATggtctgctgctctgtctggTGTGAAGACAACGTCTCCTGTAACCTTTTCACCTGCGGCTTCGACCGACAGGCCATCGGCTGGAACATCAACgttcctgctctgctgcaggagaaatga
- the LOC122771079 gene encoding WD repeat-containing protein 37 isoform X4 codes for MPAESGSSGGTARQVKQKRKSHSLSIRRTNSTEQERSNLQRDMLEGQDSKLPLPLRNNLLDLFTQIEREFENLYIENLELRREIETLNDRLTGEGQTVDGADLAKGALKTKASHSTSQLSQKLKTTYKASTSKPRSNSCHARVTGSRNFSVTGWELWGGDSWIVSSFKATTSRAVCQLVREYVGHRDGIWDLGITRTQPVVLGTASADHTAMLWSIETGKCLLKYLGHQGSVNSIKFHPTEQMALTASGDQTAHIWRYMVQLPTPQPVAEQQQTPCEDDVDFSDKDEADGEVEGPNDCPSVRLATTTLRSHQGVVIAADWLVGGKQVVTASWDRAANLYDVETSELVHSLTGHDQELTHCCTHPTQRLVVTSSRDTTFRLWDFRDPSIHSVNVFQGHTETVTSAVFTLGDNVVSGSDDRTVKVWDLKNMRSPIATIRTDSAVNRISVSANQKIIALPHDNRQVRLFDMSGVRLARLPLSNRQGHRRLVTECVCVCVCVCVWVVCSGSQ; via the exons atgcCGGCGGAGAGCGGTAGCAGCGGCGGCACCGCCCGTCAGGTCAAGCAGAAGAGGAAGTCTCACAGCTTGTCCATCCGCAGGACCAACAGCACCGAGCAGGAGCGGTCCAACCTGCAAAGAGACATGCTGGAGGGACAG gatTCCAAACTGCCTCTGCCTCTGAGGAACAATCTGCTTGACCTGTTCACGCAGATCGAGAGGGAGTTTGAAAACCTCTACATTGAAAACCTGGAGT TACGCAGAGAAATCGAAACGTTGAACGACCGTTTGACCGGTGAGGGACAGACTGTGGACGGAGCGGATTTAGCCAAAGGAGCGCTGAAGACAAAAG cgaGTCACAGCACAAGTCAGCTGTCACAGAAACTGAAGACGACGTACAAAGCATCAACAAGCAAG CCGCGTTCAAACTCTTGCCACGCCAGAGTCACTGGATCCCGCAACTTCAGTGTAACCGGTTGGGAGTTGTGGGGCGGAGACTCATGG ATTGTGTCCAGCTTCAAAGCTACCACGTCCAGAGCAGTGTGTCAGCTGGTCAGAGAGTATGTTGGCCACAGAGATGGCATCTGGGACCTCGGCATCACCAGGACACAACCAGTGGTGCTGGGCACAGCGTCTGCAG ACCACACTGCGATGCTGTGGAGCATTGAGACGGGGAAGTGTCTCCTCAAGTATCTGGGACATCAAGGTTCAG TCAACTCCATAAAGTTCCACCCCACAGAACAGATGGCTCTGACAG CCTCTGGAGACCAGACGGCTCACATCTGGAGGTACATGGTGCAGCTGCCGACTCCTCAACCTGTAGCTGAG cagcagcagacgccCTGCGAAGACGACGTGGATTTCTCAGACAAAGACGAAGCGGACGGCGAAGTCGAGGGTCCGAACGACTGTCCCTCCGTTCGCCTGGCAACCACGACTCTGCGCAGCCACCAGGGTGTCGTGATCGCTGCCGACTGGCTGGTGGGAGGCAAACAGGTGGTGACGGCGTCCTGGGACCGAGCTGCCAACCTTTATGACGTGGAGACGTCGGAGCTtgtccactcactcactg GCCATGACCAGGAGCTGACCCACTGCTGCACACACCCGACCCAGCGTCTGGTGGTCACCTCGTCCAGGGACACCACCTTCAGACTGTGGGACTTCAGAGACCCGTCCATCCACTCTGTCAACGTGTTCCAGggacacacaga GACAGTGACGTCGGCGGTGTTCACATTGGGAGACAACGTGGTGTCCGGGAGCGATGATCGCACCGTTAAAGTGTGGGACCTGAAGAACATGAGGTCGCCCATTGCAACCATCCGCACCGACTCTGCCGTCAACAG GATCAGTGTGTCGGCAAACCAGAAAATCATCGCTCTTCCTCACGACAATCGGCAGGTCCGGCTGTTTGACATGTCCGGTGTGCGACTCGCTCGACTCCCGCTCAGCAACAGacaa GGTCACAGGAGGCTGgtaacagagtgtgtgtgtgtgtgtgtgtgtgtgtgtgtgtgggtagtGTGTTCAGGGTCACAGTAG